In Pyrus communis chromosome 8, drPyrComm1.1, whole genome shotgun sequence, one genomic interval encodes:
- the LOC137742978 gene encoding uncharacterized protein produces MGSGSQIQPNEKTSTFQTAAALPPALPNTLPSQQAYHSQRKRKDFHPHQSHFNKKSKGHYRDNQRYHHDNTRPQAVNAVGQTRVKNGPTPRYETYTPLNATCTTIYPSIAHLIPKSRPREPDFKSTKNTGMFCGYHEYNGHDGEKCITLRDHIEALAREGKIDQFLLHPPRDNHNQRQVNVIYSISGGTPISESSNRDMKNNERTWKPGHQVFHVENIRGGKYQEPNWDPICFYPEEERGIIYPHNDPLIVKAHIANFDVRRILVDTGASVNIMFAEAFKTLNVAEHLLDQSVSPLISFSGDVVQPLGSVHSPSVQAHTQPPSPLTS; encoded by the coding sequence ATGGGGAGTGGAAGCCAAATCCAACCGAATGAGAAGACCTCAACCTTCCAAACAGCAGCGGCGCTTCCCCCTGCCCTACCTAATACCTTGCCAAGTCAACAGGCGTATCATTCTCAGCGCAAGAGGAAAGACTTCCATCCTCACCAGTCTCACTTTAATAAAAAGAGTAAGGGGCACTATCGCGATAACCAAAGGTATCACCACGATAATACCCGCCCCCAGGCTGTCAATGCAGTGGGCCAAACACGTGTAAAGAATGGTCCTACCCCGAGGTATGAGACATACACACCTTTGAACGCCACATGCACGACCATTTACCCCAGTATAGCTCACTTGATACCAAAGTCAAGGCCGAGGGAGCCAGACTTCAAGTCCACGAAGAACACaggcatgttttgtggttaCCACGAGTATAATGGCCATGACGGCGAGAAATGTATCACTCTCCGTGATCATATTGAAGCTTTGGCacgtgaaggaaaaattgaccaGTTCCTCCTTCACCCTCCAAGGGATAACCACAACCAACGCCAAGTGAATGTGATATATTCCATAAGCGGTGGCACACCCATATCTGAATCTTCCAACAGGGACATGAAAAACAATGAACGAACGTGGAAGCCTGGCCACCAAGTGTTTCACGTGGAAAACATCAGGGGAGGTAAGTATCAAGAGCCTAACTGGGATCCAATATGTTTCTACCCTGAAGAAGAAAGAGGTATCATCTATCCTCACAACGACCCACTGATTGTGAAGGCTCACATAGCCAACTTTGATGTACGACGAATCCTGGTAGACACGGGGGCGTCAGTCAATATCATGTTTGCTGAAgctttcaaaacacttaatgtaGCTGAACACTTGCTCGATCAGTCGGTTTCTCCTCTGATAAGCTTCTCTGGTGATGTCGTGCAACCTTTAGGGAGCGTACATTCACCATCGGTACAGGCCCATAcacagccaccatcaccactaacTTCTTAG
- the LOC137742979 gene encoding uncharacterized protein yields MIKWAIALGEFDISYHPKLAENGQAVADFIAEFTYPIDISPIPEAAASSPLETRKGCGAGLVLTTPDKVAMDYALRFKFKASNNEAEYEALLARLCLAKHLGVKQINIFSDSQLVVNQVTNNFDAKDNSMAAYLAQTQLLLQHFHYQITQVPRAANSHADALARLASAVEDKIGRKIHVELLATPNTMVTEVCNLQQGDSWITPIYKFLVHGTLPNDKVQAKQIRYKSTRYLIINDQLYKRGFNLPYLRCLTLAEAEIFLREIHEGVCGDHAGSRSIAHKAFRQGYYWPTLLQDAIRISRSCDKCQRYATIHHFPPEPLTLMISPWPFAQWGLDLIGPMPAGKGKVRYAIVAIDYFT; encoded by the exons ATGATCAAATGGGCCATAGCACTGGGAGAGTTTGACATCTCCTACCACCCAAAGCTAGCTGAAAATGGCCAAGCAGTTGCAGATTTCATTGCCGAATTCACTTATCCCATTGACATTTCTCCTATACCTGAGGCAGCGGCTTCATCACCCTTAGAAACTCGGAAG GGTTGTGGAGCAGGACTAGTCCTGACTACCCCCGACAAAGTGGCAATGGACTATGCTCTCCGCTTCAAATTCAAGGCGTCAAACAATGAAGCCGAGTATGAGGCCCTTTTAGCACGCTTATGTTTGGCTAAACACCTTggagttaaacaaattaatatcttcAGTGACTCCCAATTGGTGGTTAACCAGGTCACAAACAACTTTGATGCTAAGGATAACTCCATGGCAGCGTATCTTGCGCAAACGCAGCTTTTGCTCCAGCACTTCCACTACCAGATCACCCAAGTCCCTCGAGCGGCAAACAGTCATGCAGACGCTTTGGCTCGCCTCGCCTCAGCAGTGGAAGACAAGATTGGGAGAAAAATTCATGTCGAATTGTTGGCAACACCAAACACCATGGTCACAGAAGTATGCAACTTGCAACAGGGGGATAGCTGGATCACCCCAATTTACAAATTCCTTGTTCATGGCACTCTCCCAAATGATAAAGTCCAAGCTAAACAGATTCGATACAAGTCTACCCGCTACCTGATCATTAATGACCAACTCTACAAGCGAGGTTTCAACCTACCATACTTACGGTGCCTCACACTTGCGGAAGCGGAAATTTTCCTTCGAGAAATACATGAAGGAGTCTGTGGAGATCATGCTGGATCTCGATCCATAGCACACAAGGCTTTTCGCCAAGGATATTACTGGCCAACACTCCTCCAAGATGCCATCAGAATATCCCGCTCATGTGATAAGTGTCAACGCTACGCAACTATTCATCACTTCCCTCCCGAGCCTCTTACTCTTATGATCAGCCCTTGGCCCTTCGCCCAATGGGGACTTGATTTGATCGGCCCAATGCCTGCAGGAAAGGGCAAGGTCCGCTATGCAATCGTTGCAATTGACTACTTCACATAG